The following proteins are co-located in the Pararge aegeria chromosome 3, ilParAegt1.1, whole genome shotgun sequence genome:
- the LOC120637000 gene encoding uncharacterized protein LOC120637000, protein MQRRHRLQTSHRESVSRSRSPIRPCSNERPASVTPRPSTHDVFNSELLKCVKESLQSIAAINLQNKEKFTNNNVVPEFDPKSKNQTIDTWLNKVKECSEIYGWDSKQTTHYALPKLVGTAKKWYEGQPSVLHTWDEWAQKLKSAFPSYENYGHLLTEMLAKRAKFGEDLEEYFYEKLIALNRCGIVGRNAIDCIVYGIDDRSVRYGAEAVGFEDVDKLLGYLRGVKHERSDKKSSRPVAETLRKSVKNDLGRVIKCFNCHETGHVISGCKKTIVKCQKCKRIGHDDPECKRSVWVDRAEVKTL, encoded by the coding sequence ATGCAGAGGCGTCACCGATTGCAGACTTCTCATAGAGAAAGTGTCAGTAGATCACGTAGTCCAATACGCCCTTGTTCTAATGAAAGACCTGCATCTGTGACGCCGCGGCCTTCgactcacgatgtttttaatAGTGAATTACTCAAATGTGTAAAAGAGTCTTTGCAATCTATTGCAGCTATAAATCtacagaataaagaaaaatttactaATAACAACGTAGTTCCGGAGTTCGATCCTaaatcaaaaaatcaaacaatTGATACTTGGTTGAATAAAGTAAAAGAATGTTCTGAGATTTATGGCTGGGATAGTAAACAGACTACACATTATGCCCTCCCAAAACTAGTTGGCACTGCGAAGAAGTGGTATGAAGGGCAACCTTCAGTGTTGCATACGTGGGATGAATGGGCCCAAAAACTTAAATCTGCTTTTCCATCATATGAAAATTATGGTCATTTGCTCACGGAAATGCTAGCAAAAAGGGCAAAGTTTGGGGAGGATTTAgaagaatacttttatgaaaagTTAATAGCCTTAAACCGATGTGGTATAGTAGGTAGGAACGCTATTGACTGCATTGTTTACGGAATTGATGATAGGTCGGTTCGGTATGGAGCAGAGGCAGTAGGTTTTGAGGATGTTGATAAACTATTGGGCTATCTGAGGGGTGTCAAACATGAGCGGTCAGATAAGAAATCGTCACGACCCGTGGCTGAAACCTTGCGTAAATCTGTAAAAAATGATTTAGGTagagttataaaatgttttaactgCCACGAAACGGGGCACGTGATCTCGGGGTGTAAAAAAACTATCGTAAAGTGCCAAAAATGCAAACGTATTGGGCACGACGATCCTGAATGCAAAAGAAGTGTCTGGGTAGATAGAGCTGAAGTCAAAACGTTGTGA